Proteins from one Oncorhynchus tshawytscha isolate Ot180627B linkage group LG16, Otsh_v2.0, whole genome shotgun sequence genomic window:
- the LOC112215639 gene encoding OTU domain-containing protein 1, which yields MQLYSSALTHYPGSSRKVPITITSGTITDHLPRTTTNSANNKPSGLTPTVTNGNPVGETQSTANMPAAFSCYEAASMKPVYYTSTAEIIIRRPDGVERYVPVHIIKETQTKRAPSDSYSQDAVIQARDRDDHLDTDLIVDFIDHLRGREGLLNDSQNVERENNLINVDKNDGPRYRKCGERMNMANGKGKTATSDIVNPKRHQNLEAQSTHLGQNIVDSRESKNDSEYSDLDSPSGEAQLFELRVLQEPSPRRDAKRGDINDKVTCYIAEVEKQNKYLQERAHKYRFHIIPDGNCLYRAVCKAAYGEQSMHSELREQTMHHIADHLDEFNPIIEGDVGEFLINAAQDGAWAGYPELLAMSQMLNVNIYLTTGGSLESPTVSTMVHYLGEDDSSKPAVWLSWLSNGHYDVLLDRCVANPEYDEWFHHSQMQRKRDEELAKSMAASLSKMYIEQNGHI from the coding sequence ATGCAGTTGTACAGCAGTGCGTTGACACACTATCCCGGATCCTCTCGCAAAGTTCCGATAACTATCACAAGTGGTACTATTACTGACCATTTGCCCAGGACAACAACGAACTCTGCAAATAATAAACCGAGTGGGCTTACTCCAACAGTGACTAACGGGAATCCGGTAGGAGAGACTCAATCTACCGCAAACATGCCCGCTGCTTTTTCATGTTACGAGGCTGCTTCCATGAAGCCAGTCTACTACACTTCTACCGCAGAAATAATCATTCGTCGGCCTGACGGAGTTGAGAGATACGTACCAGTGCACATCATAAAGGAGACCCAGACAAAACGGGCTCCCTCGGACTCATATTCGCAAGATGCTGTGATTCAGGCGCGTGACCGAGATGATCATTTGGACACAGACTTGATTGTGGACTTCATTGATCActtgagaggtagagagggtctaCTCAATGATAGTCAAAACGTGGAACGTGAAAATAACCTGATAAACGTCGACAAGAACGATGGACCACGTTATAGAAAGTGTGGGGAGAGAATGAACATGGCAAATGGGAAGGGAAAAACCGCTACAAGTGACATTGTGAACCCAAAACGCCATCAGAACTTAGAGGCGCAGTCGACCCATTTAGGCCAGAACATCGTGGACTCCCGTGAAAGTAAAAATGACAGTGAATACTCAGACCTGGACTCTCCATCAGGCGAGGCGCAGCTCTTTGAGCTCCGTGTCCTACAGGAGCCGTCTCCGCGGAGAGATGCAAAAAGGGGCGACATCAACGACAAGGTGACGTGCTACATAGCGGAGGTGGAGAAACAGAACAAGTACCTTCAGGAGAGGGCACACAAGTACAGATTCCACATCATCCCTGACGGCAATTGTCTGTACAGGGCAGTGTGCAAAGCCGCCTACGGAGAGCAGTCTATGCACAGCGAGCTGAGAGAGCAGACAATGCACCATATCGCCGACCACCTGGATGAGTTTAACCCCATTATTGAGGGAGATGTCGGGGAGTTCTTGATCAATGCAGCTCAGGACGGCGCCTGGGCGGGCTATCCGGAGCTTCTGGCGATGAGTCAGATGTTGAATGTGAACATTTACCTAACCACAGGAGGTAGCTTGGAGAGTCCCACGGTTTCAACCATGGTGCACTACCTGGGGGAAGATGATTCGTCCAAACCCGCTGTCTGGTTGAGTTGGCTCAGCAACGGACACTATGATGTCTTGCTGGACAGGTGTGTGGCCAACCCAGAGTATGACGAGTGGTTTCATCACTCTCAGATGCAAAGGAAACGGGACGAAGAGCTGGCCAAGTCGATGGCAGCATCACTGTCTAAAATGTACATTGAGCAAAACGGTCACATTTGA